The genomic DNA GTGAAACGCCGCATGGTTGCGGAAGCTACCCAGGAATAGCTTGAGCGATTTCGACTCAACGATGGTCGCGCCGGGCACATAATCGATGACGATATGCGCGAAATCCGGCTGTCCCGTCACCGGGCATAGCGACGTGAATTCCGGCGCGACGAAGCGCACCAGATAGTCGCGGCCCGGCCGTGGATTGGGCACATAATCGAGCACCGCCTCGTCGGGCGTGGCTGGCAGCGAAGAATGTTGGCCGAGGTGAAGCGTCATTCTCGCCAGATAGGGTCGTGCTGGCGATCACGCTAGCCGCACCCGGCCGCAACGCCGGCTTCGACAAGCCGGCCGCACCCGCTATGAGAGCGAAATGGACGCACTGGTCACAACGCAATGGCTCGCCGACGAGCTCGACGCACGCGATCTGCGGATCGCAGATTGCAGCTGGTTCCTGCCGAACGAGCAGCGCGACGCCGCTGCCGAACACGCGCTGGCGCACATTCCCGGCGCAGTGTTCCTCGATCTAGCCGAGATCGCCGACACCGCATCCGACGTCCCCATGATGCTGCCCCCGCCCGAGAAGTTCGCCAGCCGCATGGCCCGCCTTGGCCTCGGCGACGGGACGCGGATCATCCTCTACGATGATTCACCACTTCGCACGGCAGCGCGCGCCTGGGCGATGCTGCGCAGCTTCGGGGTGACCGACGTAGCGCTGCTCGACGGCGGGCTCGCCAAATGGCGCGCCGAAGGCCGCCCACTCGCAAGCGAACCGAGGACGCCAAAGCCGCGGCACATCACGGCGCGTACGCAAGGTGCTGGGATCCGCGATCTCGCGTACATGAAAGCGAACCTCACCA from Sphingomonas radiodurans includes the following:
- the queF gene encoding preQ(1) synthase, which codes for MTLHLGQHSSLPATPDEAVLDYVPNPRPGRDYLVRFVAPEFTSLCPVTGQPDFAHIVIDYVPGATIVESKSLKLFLGSFRNHAAFHEDCTVGIGVRLVAEMAPVWLRIGGYWYPRGGIPIDVFWQTGAAPVGVWVPDQGVPSYRGRG
- a CDS encoding sulfurtransferase produces the protein MDALVTTQWLADELDARDLRIADCSWFLPNEQRDAAAEHALAHIPGAVFLDLAEIADTASDVPMMLPPPEKFASRMARLGLGDGTRIILYDDSPLRTAARAWAMLRSFGVTDVALLDGGLAKWRAEGRPLASEPRTPKPRHITARTQGAGIRDLAYMKANLTTATDQIVDARSPSRFAGTEPEPRPDIVPGHIPGASNLPYARFFHPDGTWKRDADLSAVFTDAGIDLDRPIVATCGSGVTASVIAFAAHLLGREVPVYDGSWSEWGADPTTPKETGA